Proteins encoded by one window of Epinephelus moara isolate mb chromosome 18, YSFRI_EMoa_1.0, whole genome shotgun sequence:
- the si:dkey-110g7.8 gene encoding GTPase IMAP family member 8 yields the protein MAAVSSASDTGDPRGRHPPERRLLILGGPQSGKTSTANSILGDEVFDAGTETTHSNVGQTEIYGRRVTVVDTPPWAIPNDPEDTGEADSSDNAAAELDNPQRPAPSLDSEGPCMGAILCPPGPHAILLVVSVTQPFTDIERRAAEEQLGALGGGTWRYSMVVFTGVDKLPKGVFIEEHIANTGEALQWLVERCGSRYHAFDNTRKDTEDNTQVPELMEKVEEMITDNQGWYFEVNELILLEEEQARRALEEERMRMEEHARQREQMIGGPPRELRLLLLGWKGVGKSSVGNSILGRRYFESGQETELCLRRQALVSGRRITIVDTPGWDWFSVRRTPKRIRQESQRGAALLRPGPHTLLLVLPVVSSLTARKRRTLLAHIETLFGDSACLHTMVLFSCGDWLGRTPIEEHILRGGRELQRLLEYCGNYYHVLDSKTPGKDRSVSVLLDKIEEMIRENGDKAFLPIQTEWLSEESSYSSDNTEPEDDCRGCQLQ from the exons ATGGCTGCTGTGTCCTCTGCCTCTGACACTG GGGACCCCAGGGGCCGCCACCCCCCTGAGCGCAGGCTGCTGATCCTTGGGGGGCCCCAGTCTGGAAAGACCTCCACAGCCAACAGCATCCTGGGCGACGAGGTCTTCGACGCTGGGACGGAGACGACTCACAGCAACGTGGGCCAGACGGAGATCTACGGCCGACGGGTCACTGTGGTGGACACGCCGCCATGGGCCATCCCCAACGACCCGGAGGACACCGGCGAAGCTGACAGCAGCGACAACGCCGCCGCAGAGTTGGACAACCCACAGCGGCCGGCGCCGAGCCTGGACAGCGAGGGGCCGTGCATGGGGGCCATTCTCTGCCCTCCTGGACCCCACGCCATCCTGCTGGTGGTGTCGGTCACCCAGCCCTTCACTGACATCGAGAGGAGGGCCGCGGAGGAGCAGCTGGGGGCGCTGGGTGGGGGGACCTGGAGGTACTCCATGGTGGTGTTTACCGGGGTGGACAAGCTGCCCAAGGGGGTCTTCATTGAGGAGCACATAGCGAACACTGGAGAGGCCCTGCAGTGGCTGGTGGAGAGATGTGGAAGCAG GTACCACGCTTTTGATAACACTCGGAAAGACACAGAAGACAACACGCAGGTCCCCGAGCTCATGGAGAAGGTGGAGGAAATGATCACTGACAACCAAG GCTGGTACTTTGAAGTGAATGAGTTGATTTTactggaggaggagcaggccAGGAGAgctctggaggaggagaggatgaggatggaGGAGCACGCCAGACAGAGGGAGCAGATGATTGGAGGGCCTCCCAGAG AGTTGAGACTGCTCCTGTTAGGCTGGAAGGGTGTTGGGAAGAGCTCAGTGGGGAACTCCATCCTGGGTCGTCGGTACTTTGAGTCAGGCCAGGAGACAGAGCTGTGCCTCAGGAGGCAGGCGCTTGTGTCCGGCCGTCGGATCACAATTGTCGACACCCCAGGCTGGGATTGGTTCTCAGTGAGGCGGACCCCGAAGCGTATCCGCCAGGAGTCCCAGCGCGGGGCTGCCCTCCTGCGACCTGGACCCCATACCCTGCTGCTGGTCCTCCCCGTCGTGTCGTCCCTCACCGCCAGGAAGAGGCGGACACTCCTGGCCCACATAGAGACTCTGTTTGGGGACAGCGCGTGCCTCCACACCATGGTGCTGTTCAGCTGTGGTGATTGGCTGGGCCGCACGCCCATCGAGGAGCACATCCttagaggagggagggagctgCAAAGACTACTGGAATACTGTGGGAACTATTACCACGTCCTAGACAGTAAGACTCCTGGCAAGGACAGGAGTGTGTCAGTCCTACTGGATAAGATAGAGGAGATGATCAGAGAGAACGGGGACAAGGCCTTCCTCCCCATACAGACCGAGTGGT TGAGCGAGGAGAGCTCTTACTCCTCCGACAACACCGAGCCCGAGGACGACTGTCGAGGATGCCAGCTGCAGTGA